A stretch of the Malus sylvestris chromosome 10, drMalSylv7.2, whole genome shotgun sequence genome encodes the following:
- the LOC126584672 gene encoding uncharacterized protein LOC126584672, whose product MWSGGGASGSCGGDGGGGGIYWGRKEEVSHSKGIVVIFAWVSIHERHLQNHVDLYSSLGWNSLVCHSHFLHAFYPEKAMSFAFVILNELVEELRVKPCPVVFVALSAGTKACMYKVFRILDGICDGQHYLAEYQLVRKCITGHIYDSGPVDFTSDLGTQYALHPTILKMPGSSKLVSWLARGIASGLDALYLTRFESQCAEYWHALFSSVSLGAPFLILCSDKDDLAPYHIICNFTHRLQELGGDVKLVKLNGSPHLDHYKYYPIQYRSSVTHFLEKAALVFSQRIKELEGDNTSMEGMQDEISELICDLRKAAVNSNQSLRRVAVEPSDHFFLPSSAENQNSKDSGSLQDEQKERSVSLPSPPSISAHSVLGQVLFDVCVPKNIEGWDIKFCGSLNGQPFPSALRNSPPRGLKSFRRSRL is encoded by the exons ATGTGGAGCGGTGGCGGAGCTAGTGGTAGTTGCGGTGGCGATGGTGGCGGCGGTGGAATCTACTGGGGACGGAAGGAGGAGGTCTCTCATTCCAAAGGAATCGTTGTCATCTTCGCTTGGGTTTCGATTCACGAGAGGCACTTGCAGAATCACGTGGATTTGTACTCGTCTCTCGGTTGGAATTCCCTCGTTTGCCATTCCCATTTTCTCCATGC ATTCTATCCCGAAAAGGCCATGTCGTTCGCCTTTGTTATTCTCAATGAGCTTGTTGAG GAGCTAAGGGTTAAGCCATGTCCTGTAGTCTTTGTGGCTCTTTCTGCTGGTACAAAAGCTTGTATGTACAAGGTTTTTCGG ATTCTTGACGGAATTTGTGACGGTCAGCATTATCTG GCTGAATATCAATTGGTCAGAAAGTGTATTACTGGACACATCTATGATTCTGGTCCTGTTGATTTTACAAGTGATCTGGGCACTCAATATGCTCTACACCCAACCATTCTAAAGATGCCTGGATCGTCAAAACTGGTTTCTTGGTTAGCTAGAGGCATTGCTTCTGGTTTGGATGCGTTGTACCTTACTAGATTTGAATCCCAATGTGCTGAGTATTGGCACGCTCTTTTTTCGTCTGTT AGTTTGGGTGCTCCATTTCTCATTTTGTGCTCTGATAAAGATGATCTGGCCCCTTATCACATTATCTGCAATTTCACTCACCGTTTACAAGAACTTGGAGGAGATGTCAAGCTTGTGAAATTGAATGGCTCCCCTCACCTag ATCATTATAAGTATTATCCAATACAGTATAGGTCTTCTGTTACTCACTTTCTTGAAAAGGctgctttggttttttctcaaaGAATTAAAGAACTTGAAGGTGACAATACTAGCATGGAAGGCATGCAAGATGAGATATCTGAACTAATATGTGATCTCCGGAAAGCAGCAGTTAACTCCAATCAGAGCCTTAGAAGAGTTGCAGTGGAGCCAAGCGACCACTTCTTCTTGCCAAGTTCAGCTGAGAATCAAAATAGTAAGGACTCCGGGTCTTTACAAGATGAACAAAAAGAAAGATCCGTCTCTCTGCCCAGTCCCCCAAGCATTAGTGCACATAGTGTACTTGGCCAAGTCCTGTTTGATGTTTGTGTCCCTAAGAACATTGAGGGTTGGGATATTAAATTTTGCGGGTCTTTGAATGGGCAGCCATTTCCCTCTGCTCTTAGGAATTCACCTCCTCGTGGTCTCAAAAGCTTTCGTCGCTCAAGATTATGA